In the genome of Hippoglossus hippoglossus isolate fHipHip1 chromosome 12, fHipHip1.pri, whole genome shotgun sequence, one region contains:
- the tcf7l1a gene encoding LOW QUALITY PROTEIN: transcription factor 7-like 1-A (The sequence of the model RefSeq protein was modified relative to this genomic sequence to represent the inferred CDS: inserted 2 bases in 1 codon; deleted 2 bases in 1 codon) — protein MPQLTGEDLGASDELIPFKDEGSRXEKRNVSSGRDLDDVKSSLVNESETNSSSDSEADRRPQLRHDLENRLRHNQLFEDALRRQQDGGLFQPSPYVGYPFFMIPDLGNLCSPYLANAGLPTSARTYLPFQWPLLDVPGRATIRDSATPTQLSNSVPVVQHPHMTHLHPLLSYSPEAFSPQRASPGFSPDAGVSRSPHSACYPVSPGAMTPIPHLFDWLQRQPMYPIGGGFTPAALSSLVSSGFSPRLVANPQSSIPHPAIVPTGAEQEPGCSSQPSRKSMPEAQQEKEDEKKPHIKKPLNAFMLYMREERPKVVAQCNVKESATINQILGQRWHSLSKEEQSKFYELARQERLLHSKLYPGWSARDNYGKKKKRKRTKSETQFEAPAADGDFSPQLKRPREETPHAPPQTAHTHTRPHTISHLTHTHLSQASPASSLDSPATPTTALASPAAPAPTHTEHAHSSYSGHMSPYAEQLQPLSLTTKPHRSSLPLSRNAVTSGPSTPSSTASDTPTPSPLMAASRSSPLPPPLHPQPFLVPPPTSAHQSAASAPGALTQSQPFSLRRTNQL, from the exons ATGCCGCAGCTAACCGGGGAG GACCTGGGGGCGAGCGACGAGCTGATCCCGTTTAAAGACGAGGggagcag agagaagaggaacgTGTCCTCGGGACGAGACCTGGACGATGTCAAGTCCTCCCTGGTCAACGAGTCCGAGACCAACAGCAGCTCCGACTCCGAG GCAGACAGACGGCCCCAGCTTCGCCATGATCTGGAGAACAGGCTGAGACataatcagctgtttgaagatg CgctgaggaggcagcaggacgGAGGTCTCTTCCAGCCCTCGCCGTATGTTGGATATCCCTTCTTCATGATCCCAGACCTTGGGAACCTCTGCAGTCCCTACCTCGCCAACGCAGGCCTCCCGACAAGCGCCCGGACG tACCTGCCATTTCAGTGGCCTCTGCTGGACGTCCCCGGAAGAGCAACCATCAGAGACTCTGCAACTCCTACACAACTG tCTAACAGTGTACCTGTAGTGCAGCACCCCCACATGACCCACCTCCACCCGCTGCTGTCCTACAGTCCAGAGGCCTTCTCCCCTCAGAGGGCCTCACCCGGCTTCTCTCCTGACGCAG GTGTGTCGAGGTCGCCTCACTCTGCCTGTTACCCTGTCTCTCCTGGAGCCATGACTCCGATCCCTCATCTGTTTGATTGGCT GCAGCGACAGCCCATGTATCCCATCGGAGGAGGCTTCACACCTGCTGCTCTGTCCAg CCTGGTGTCGAGTGGTTTCTCTCCACGCTTGGTGGCGAACCCCCAGTCGTCCATCCCCCACCCTGCCATCGTCCCCACGGGGGCGGAGCAGGAGCCTGGATGCAGCAGCCAGCCCAG CAGAAAGTCGATGCCTGAAGCTCAACAGGAGAAAGAAGACGAGAAGAAGCCTCACATCAAAAAACCACTGAACGCCTTCATGCTGTacatgagggaggagagacCCAAGGTGGTCGCTCAGTGCAACGTGAAGGAGAGCGCCACCATCAACCAGATACTGGGACAGCGG TGGCACTCGCTGTCGAAAGAGGAGCAGAGTAAATTTTATGAACTGGCTCGTCAAGAGCGCCTCCTCCACTCGAAGCTGTACCCCGGCTGGTCGGCCAGAGACAACTAC ggtaaaaagaagaagaggaagaggacgaagagCGAGACGCAGTTTGAAG ctcctgcagcagacgGCGATTTCTCTCCTCAGCTGAAGAGACCTCGCGAGGAGACGCCCCACGCCCCCCCACAgactgcgcacacacacacccgcccTCACACCATCTCACacctgacgcacacacacctctcccaGGCCAGCCCCGCCTCCTCGCTGGACTCCCCGGCAACACCCACCACGGCGCTGGCCTCGCCCGCCGCTCCCGCCCCGACGCACACCGAGCACGCGCACTCCTCCTACAGCGGACACATGTCGCCCTACGcggagcagctgcagccgctgTCCCTCACCACCAAGCCCCACAGGTCCTCCCTTCCTCTGAGCCGCAACGCTGTCACTTCTGGACCCTCCACGCCGTCCTCCACCGCCTCcgacacccccaccccctcaccccTCATGGCTGCTTCCAGGAGTTcaccccttcctccccccctgCACCCGCAGCCTTTCCTCGTCCCGCCTCCTACCTCCGCTCACCAATCAGCAGCGAGCGCTCCCGGTGCCTTAACTCAGTCGCAGCCGTTCTCGCTCAGAAGAACCAATCAGCTGTGA
- the dbnla gene encoding drebrin-like a isoform X2: MNMAVNLSKNGAALMAAYKEVVDGKMNTNWALFTYEGNSNDIRLAEKGDGGLEEMVEELNSGKVMYAFCRVEDPNSGLPKYVLVNWTGEGVKDSRKGLCANHVSSMANFLKGAHVTINARGDDDVEPETILAKVSKASGANFNFHQKTEYRDAPRGPVGSVYRKVNAVEEIQQTKKDDFWIQTQRDAEVSRQEDSKRAEGERQRMERERMEMEVNQTRERERKSKERGQRIEQDKLYQRQREQEEEREQQQQRQNQQGKETKRTGISAAASVQKANEAKSLISQRSVNPRDVFKQREQSFEASDRSSTSRPGKLQSPFLSQKSFERETLRMPQFPTAVVKTSPVHPPSPVQSPVRSLSPVLSPVHPVSPVLSHSPPAAVYDTLHPSHSPVQPAGEEEWSDEFEDDADEATPAESQDYLYVAAEETAVGPDESLYDNVEQGHRTAEENGADANGENICARAVYDYQAVDDTEITFDPDDIISGIDMVDEGWWRGYGPDGHYGMFPANYVELL, translated from the exons ATGAACATGGCGGTGAATCTGAGTAAGAACGGTGCTGCCCTCATGGCTGCTTACAAAGAGGTGGTGGACGGAAAGATGAACACAAACTG ggctCTGTTCACGTATGAAGGGAACAGTAACGACATCCGACTGGCAGAGAAGGGAG atggtGGTTTAGAGGAgatggtggaggagctgaacaGTGGGAAGGTGATGTACGCGTTCTGTCGTGTTGAGGACCCCAACTCTGGCCTGCCCAAATATGTCCTCGTAAACtgg ACAGGTGAAGGTGTGAAGGACTCTCGTAAAGGATTATGTGCCAATCATGTGAGCTCCATGGCCAATTTCCTCAAG GGAGCCCATGTGACGATAAACGCCCGGGGAGATGACGACGTGGAGCCGGAGACCATCTTGGCAAAGGTTTCTAAAGCGTCAGGAGCCAACTTTAATTTCCACCAAAAGACAGAATACAGAGATGCTCCCAGAGGACCTGTG GGCTCCGTGTATCGTAAGGTCAACGCTGTGGAGGAAATTCAACAAACCAAAAAGGACGACTTCTGGATCCAAACTCAG AGGGACGCAGAGGTTAGTCGACAGGAGGACAGCAAACGAGCGGAGGGGGAGAGAcaaaggatggagagagagaggatggagatggaggtgaaccagacgagggagagagagaggaagtcaaaggagagaggtcagaggatcGAACAGGACAA ACTTtaccagagacagagagaacaggaggaggaacgagagcagcagcagcagcgacag AACCAGCAGGGAAAAGAAACCAAGAGGACGGGAATCAGCGCTGCAGCTTCTGTGCAGAAAGCCAAC GAGGCCAAATCCCTGATATCTCAGAGATCAGTTAACCCCAGAGACGTATTCAAGCAGAGGGAGCAGAGCTTTGAGGCCAGCGACAGATCGTCTACATCCAGACCTG GGAAGCTGCAGAGTCCGTTTCTATCTCAGAAATCCTTTGAGAGGGAAACACTGAGGATGCCTCAGTTTCCCACCGCTGTGGTCAAGACTTCTCCTGTTCACCCCCCGTCTCCTGTCCAGTCTCCTGTCCGGT CCCTGTCTCCTGTCCTGTCTCCTGTTCACCCCGTCTCACCCGTTCTGTCTCACTCACCCCCTGCAGCAGTTTACGATACCTTACATCCCTCACACTCACCTGTTCAACCTGCAG gggaggaggagtggtCTGATGAGTTTGAGGACGATGCAGATGAAGCGACTCCAG CAGAATCTCAGGATTATCTGTATGTAGCAGCAGAAGAAACAGCAGTGGGACCAGATGAGAGTCTGTATGACAACGTGGAGCAGGGTCACCGCACA GCTGAAGAAAACGGTGCAGACGCCAACGGAGAGAACATCTGTGCCAGAGCTGTGTACGACTACCAGGCTG TGGACGACACTGAGATCACCTTtgaccctgatgacatcatcagtgggATCGACATGGTGGACGAGGGCTGGTGGAGAGGTTACGGCCCTGATGGACACTATGGGATGTTTCCTGCTAATTACGTGGAGCTGCTCTAA
- the dbnla gene encoding drebrin-like a isoform X1 — protein MNMAVNLSKNGAALMAAYKEVVDGKMNTNWALFTYEGNSNDIRLAEKGDGGLEEMVEELNSGKVMYAFCRVEDPNSGLPKYVLVNWTGEGVKDSRKGLCANHVSSMANFLKGAHVTINARGDDDVEPETILAKVSKASGANFNFHQKTEYRDAPRGPVGSVYRKVNAVEEIQQTKKDDFWIQTQRDAEVSRQEDSKRAEGERQRMERERMEMEVNQTRERERKSKERGQRIEQDKLYQRQREQEEEREQQQQRQNQQGKETKRTGISAAASVQKANEAKSLISQRSVNPRDVFKQREQSFEASDRSSTSRPGKLQSPFLSQKSFERETLRMPQFPTAVVKTSPVHPPSPVQSPVRSPVLSPVHPPSPVQSPVRSLSPVLSPVHPVSPVLSHSPPAAVYDTLHPSHSPVQPAGEEEWSDEFEDDADEATPAESQDYLYVAAEETAVGPDESLYDNVEQGHRTAEENGADANGENICARAVYDYQAVDDTEITFDPDDIISGIDMVDEGWWRGYGPDGHYGMFPANYVELL, from the exons ATGAACATGGCGGTGAATCTGAGTAAGAACGGTGCTGCCCTCATGGCTGCTTACAAAGAGGTGGTGGACGGAAAGATGAACACAAACTG ggctCTGTTCACGTATGAAGGGAACAGTAACGACATCCGACTGGCAGAGAAGGGAG atggtGGTTTAGAGGAgatggtggaggagctgaacaGTGGGAAGGTGATGTACGCGTTCTGTCGTGTTGAGGACCCCAACTCTGGCCTGCCCAAATATGTCCTCGTAAACtgg ACAGGTGAAGGTGTGAAGGACTCTCGTAAAGGATTATGTGCCAATCATGTGAGCTCCATGGCCAATTTCCTCAAG GGAGCCCATGTGACGATAAACGCCCGGGGAGATGACGACGTGGAGCCGGAGACCATCTTGGCAAAGGTTTCTAAAGCGTCAGGAGCCAACTTTAATTTCCACCAAAAGACAGAATACAGAGATGCTCCCAGAGGACCTGTG GGCTCCGTGTATCGTAAGGTCAACGCTGTGGAGGAAATTCAACAAACCAAAAAGGACGACTTCTGGATCCAAACTCAG AGGGACGCAGAGGTTAGTCGACAGGAGGACAGCAAACGAGCGGAGGGGGAGAGAcaaaggatggagagagagaggatggagatggaggtgaaccagacgagggagagagagaggaagtcaaaggagagaggtcagaggatcGAACAGGACAA ACTTtaccagagacagagagaacaggaggaggaacgagagcagcagcagcagcgacag AACCAGCAGGGAAAAGAAACCAAGAGGACGGGAATCAGCGCTGCAGCTTCTGTGCAGAAAGCCAAC GAGGCCAAATCCCTGATATCTCAGAGATCAGTTAACCCCAGAGACGTATTCAAGCAGAGGGAGCAGAGCTTTGAGGCCAGCGACAGATCGTCTACATCCAGACCTG GGAAGCTGCAGAGTCCGTTTCTATCTCAGAAATCCTTTGAGAGGGAAACACTGAGGATGCCTCAGTTTCCCACCGCTGTGGTCAAGACTTCTCCTGTTCACCCCCCGTCTCCTGTCCAGTCTCCTGTCCGGTCTCCTGTCCTGTCTCCTGTTCACCCCCCGTCTCCTGTCCAGTCTCCTGTCCGGTC CCTGTCTCCTGTCCTGTCTCCTGTTCACCCCGTCTCACCCGTTCTGTCTCACTCACCCCCTGCAGCAGTTTACGATACCTTACATCCCTCACACTCACCTGTTCAACCTGCAG gggaggaggagtggtCTGATGAGTTTGAGGACGATGCAGATGAAGCGACTCCAG CAGAATCTCAGGATTATCTGTATGTAGCAGCAGAAGAAACAGCAGTGGGACCAGATGAGAGTCTGTATGACAACGTGGAGCAGGGTCACCGCACA GCTGAAGAAAACGGTGCAGACGCCAACGGAGAGAACATCTGTGCCAGAGCTGTGTACGACTACCAGGCTG TGGACGACACTGAGATCACCTTtgaccctgatgacatcatcagtgggATCGACATGGTGGACGAGGGCTGGTGGAGAGGTTACGGCCCTGATGGACACTATGGGATGTTTCCTGCTAATTACGTGGAGCTGCTCTAA
- the LOC117771329 gene encoding alpha-2A adrenergic receptor: protein MAAAPDATCLSELSGFPNRNISLISGPRPCNRSAVRSSPYTPQATAAFAIAITFMMVVTIVGNILVIIAVLTSRSLKGPQNLFLVSLAAADILVATLIIPFSLANELQGYWAFSSIWCEIYLALDVLFCTSSIVHLCAIALDRYLSISRPVSYGAKRTPSRIKAGIIVVWLISAVISFPPLLTLDKSEGGEEVCELNNERWYILYSTIGSFFAPCVIMILVYIRIYQIAKQHTRCSPAQKQKVVAASEPVRKLSEKSQQNGDQGGATASRRGKNSCSDSTPSSPQKPPEATMSQNPQHCPPGSSPAPPQKSSSSIPQCDSQTFSGQSQKHPDEGGGAPDNTSSSGSELEVGLEGVLREDDGGETSKSNERALGLKSKGFKVQVLNLTSRHQSTMITSSGTKLAPEEPLRTPLNQGAAVCRRKALVNREKRFTFVLAVVMGVFVICWFPFFFSYSLQAVCPETCSIPNPLFKFFFWIGYCNSCLNPVIYTIFNKDFRKAFKRILCRDTKGTFF, encoded by the coding sequence ATGGCAGCCGCGCCGGACGCCACGTGCTTGTCGGAGCTCAGCGGATTCCCCAACAGGAACATCAGCCTCATCTCCGGCCCCCGACCCTGCAACCGCAGCGCCGTCAGGTCCTCGCCCTACACGCCACAGGCCACCGCAGCCTTTGCGATAGCCATCACCTTCATGATGGTCGTGACAATCGTCGGGAACATCCTGGTCATCATCGCCGTGCTGACTTCTCGATCCCTGAAGGGGCCTCAGAACCTTTTCCTGGTGTCGCTGGCCGCGGCGGATATTCTCGTCGCCACACTCATTATTCCCTTTTCTTTGGCAAACGAGCTGCAGGGCTACTGGGCGTTCAGCTCCATCTGGTGTGAGATCTACCTGGCGCTGGATGTCCTCTTCTGCACCTCCTCCATCGTGCACCTGTGCGCAATAGCTCTGGACCGCTACTTGTCCATCTCTCGGCCCGTGTCCTACGGCGCCAAACGTACTCCCTCACGCATCAAGGCCGGTATCATCGTCGTGTGGCTGATCTCTGCAGtcatctccttccctcctcttctcaccCTGGATAAGAgtgaaggaggtgaggaggtcTGTGAACTGAACAACGAGCGCTGGTATATTCTTTACTCCACCATTGGATCGTTCTTCGCCCCCTGTGTGATAATGATCCTGGTGTACATCAGGATTTATCAGATCGCTAAGCAGCACACGCGATGCTCACCTGCGCAGAAGCAGAAAGTGGTGGCAGCCAGCGAGCCTGTGAGGAAGCTCTCTGAGAAGTCCCAGCAGAACGGGGATCAGGGAGGTGCGACTGCCAGCCGGCGAGGAAAAAACTCTTGCTCGGATTCCACGCCATCATCCCCTCAAAAACCGCCTGAGGCCACCATGAGCCAGAACCCTCAGCACTGCCCTCCAGGCTCGAGTCCTGCCCCACCACAGAAGTCCTCCTCGTCAATCCCTCAGTGCGACAGCCAGACCTTCTCAGGCCAGTCACAGAAACATCCTGACGAAGGCGGGGGAGCGCCCGACAACACATCCAGCTCCGGCTCTGAGCTGGAAGTCGGACTGGAAGGTGTTCTTAGAGAGGACGACGGAGGAGAGACAAGCAAATCCAACGAGCGAGCTTTGGGATTGAAAAGCAAAGGATTTAAAGTTCAGGTGCTCAACCTGACCAGCAGACACCAAAGCACCATGATCACATCATCCGGCACCAAACTGGCCCCTGAGGAACCCCTGAGGACGCCTCTGAACCAGGGGGCGGCTGTCTGCCGACGCAAAGCCCTGGTGAACCGGGAGAAGAGGTTCACCTTCGTCTTGGCCGTCGTGATGGGCGTGTTCGTGATTTGCTGgttccccttcttcttctcttactCTCTTCAGGCCGTGTGTCCCGAGACGTGCAGCATCCCCAACCCTCTGTTCAAGTTCTTCTTTTGGATCGGCTACTGCAACTCCTGCCTCAACCCCGTCATATACACCATCTTCAACAAGGACTTCAGGAAGGCCTTCAAGAGGATTCTGTGCCGGGACACCAAGGGCACGTTCTTCTGA